The following are from one region of the Sandaracinus amylolyticus genome:
- a CDS encoding sulfate ABC transporter substrate-binding protein: MRARAFPLLLSSALLITLSGCSGGGASDGQGTITLLHVSNDPTRELYAEINPTFATAWARDHGGQRVEIRMSHGGSGRQARAVIDGLDADVVSLALPFDVDAIAREGQQLLDPQWAARLPDHSSPFYSTIVFVVRRGNPRGIRDWNDLVRGETQVIAPSPKTSGGARYVYLGAYGYALRHGYDGRTGDEAGTEMVRALYQRVPVLDSGARGSSTTFARNGIGDVLLTWENEAHLLLAESPDAGLEIVIPSESILAEPPAAWVDRNVERHHTREVAEAYLRHLWSTEAQEIVARQHYRPRDAAVAARHAQAFPTITLFTVEEVFGGWERAHATHFAEGALFDRIYQPGQGGT, encoded by the coding sequence ATGCGAGCCCGCGCTTTCCCACTGCTCCTCTCCTCCGCACTGCTGATCACGCTCTCCGGATGTTCCGGCGGCGGCGCGAGCGATGGGCAGGGGACCATCACGCTGCTCCACGTCTCGAACGATCCGACGCGCGAGCTCTACGCCGAGATCAACCCGACGTTCGCCACCGCATGGGCGCGCGATCACGGCGGACAGCGGGTGGAGATCCGCATGTCGCACGGAGGCTCGGGCCGTCAGGCGCGCGCGGTGATCGACGGGCTCGACGCCGACGTGGTGAGCCTCGCGCTGCCCTTCGACGTCGACGCGATCGCGCGCGAGGGACAGCAGCTGCTCGACCCGCAGTGGGCGGCGCGCCTGCCCGATCACAGCTCGCCGTTCTACTCGACGATCGTGTTCGTGGTGCGTCGCGGCAACCCGCGCGGAATCCGTGACTGGAACGATCTCGTGCGCGGCGAGACCCAGGTGATCGCGCCGAGCCCGAAGACGTCGGGCGGCGCGCGCTACGTCTACCTCGGCGCGTACGGGTACGCGCTGCGCCACGGCTACGACGGACGCACCGGCGACGAGGCGGGCACCGAGATGGTGCGCGCGCTCTACCAGCGCGTGCCGGTGCTCGACTCGGGCGCGCGCGGCAGCTCGACGACGTTCGCGCGCAACGGCATCGGCGACGTGCTGCTCACGTGGGAGAACGAAGCGCATCTCCTGCTCGCGGAGAGCCCCGACGCCGGCCTCGAGATCGTGATCCCGAGCGAGAGCATCCTCGCCGAGCCTCCGGCCGCGTGGGTCGATCGCAACGTCGAGCGCCACCACACGCGCGAGGTCGCGGAGGCGTACCTGCGGCACCTCTGGTCGACCGAGGCCCAGGAGATCGTGGCGCGCCAACACTACCGGCCGCGTGATGCGGCGGTCGCAGCGCGGCACGCGCAGGCGTTCCCGACGATCACGCTCTTCACCGTCGAAGAGGTGTTCGGCGGATGGGAGCGCGCGCACGCGACGCACTTCGCGGAGGGCGCGCTCTTCGATCGGATCTACCAGCCGGGGCAGGGCGGAACGTGA
- the cysT gene encoding sulfate ABC transporter permease subunit CysT: protein MTTTPVVAEAEETPSVAPRAARPPRSIPGFAPSLAITGTVLVVLVLVPLGALVLAVARAPWDAIVRALTDARTLAAVGLSVGASGVAALVSAPLGVAIAWTLARYELPGRRLLDAIVDVPFALPTAVSGIALTALCAPSGWVGALFAPLGIELAFNRVGIAIALLFTGLPFVVRTVQPVIEDLPAEIEEAASSLGASRAQTFLRVILPSLMPSIVAGTTLAFARALGEYGSVVFIAGNMPMRTEIAPLRILSHLEGYDYASAAVVALAMLVASAGLLFAVNAAQRRLVDRGAKGA from the coding sequence GTGACCACGACGCCCGTGGTCGCCGAGGCGGAGGAGACGCCCAGCGTCGCTCCGCGCGCGGCGCGCCCGCCGCGATCGATCCCCGGCTTCGCGCCCTCGCTCGCGATCACCGGCACCGTGCTCGTGGTGCTCGTGCTGGTGCCGCTCGGCGCGCTCGTGCTCGCGGTGGCGCGCGCGCCGTGGGACGCGATCGTCCGCGCGCTGACCGATGCGCGCACGCTCGCGGCAGTGGGGCTGAGCGTGGGCGCGTCGGGCGTGGCTGCGCTCGTCTCGGCGCCGCTCGGCGTGGCGATCGCGTGGACGCTCGCGCGCTACGAGCTGCCCGGTCGACGCCTGCTCGACGCGATCGTCGACGTGCCGTTCGCGCTGCCGACCGCGGTGTCGGGCATCGCGCTCACCGCGTTGTGCGCGCCGAGCGGATGGGTCGGCGCGCTCTTCGCGCCGCTCGGGATCGAGCTCGCGTTCAACCGCGTGGGCATCGCGATCGCGCTGCTCTTCACCGGGCTGCCCTTCGTGGTGCGCACGGTGCAGCCGGTGATCGAGGATCTGCCCGCGGAGATCGAGGAGGCCGCGTCCTCGCTCGGCGCGTCGCGCGCCCAGACGTTCCTGCGCGTGATCCTCCCCTCGCTGATGCCCTCGATCGTCGCGGGCACCACGCTCGCGTTCGCGCGCGCGCTCGGCGAGTACGGCTCGGTCGTGTTCATCGCGGGCAACATGCCGATGCGCACCGAGATCGCGCCGCTGCGGATCCTCTCGCACCTCGAGGGCTACGACTACGCGAGCGCAGCGGTCGTCGCGCTCGCGATGCTCGTCGCGTCGGCGGGGCTGCTCTTCGCGGTGAACGCCGCGCAACGAAGGCTGGTGGATCGTGGCGCAAAGGGCGCGTGA
- a CDS encoding ABC transporter ATP-binding protein: MSSLSLRGIKKDLGGNPILRGVDLEVGDGELVVLVGPSGCGKSTLLRTIAGLEIPDHGTLKIGERDVTQLPPRDRDVAMVFQSYALYPHLTVRENLGFGLKLRGTDAKTIAERVDEVAQMLGLEKLLDRYPRQMSGGQRQRVAMGRAIARRPSVFLFDEPLSNLDAALRADVRVEIKRLHARLKEQGQGATMIYVTHDQVEAMTLADRLVVLKSGHVEQIGAPLEVYAKPRSRFVASFLGSPAMNFVPGEIVDGRIRADGLDAQLPQNDRIASKNVLAGVRPHDVLPSANGHADILLRVEVIEAMGFEAYAHGKVGAHPFVARLEGDRARAARPGDTLALDIAQGSLHLFDPDSERTLS, from the coding sequence GTGTCGTCTCTGAGCCTGCGCGGAATCAAGAAGGATCTGGGGGGGAACCCGATCCTGCGCGGAGTCGACCTCGAGGTCGGCGACGGAGAGCTCGTCGTGCTCGTCGGCCCGAGCGGCTGTGGAAAGAGCACGCTGCTCCGCACCATCGCCGGCCTCGAGATCCCCGACCACGGCACGCTGAAGATCGGCGAACGCGACGTCACGCAGCTGCCGCCACGCGACCGCGACGTCGCGATGGTCTTCCAGAGCTACGCGCTCTATCCGCACCTCACGGTGCGCGAGAACCTCGGCTTCGGTCTCAAGCTCCGCGGCACCGACGCGAAGACGATCGCCGAGCGCGTCGACGAGGTCGCGCAGATGCTCGGCCTCGAGAAGCTGCTCGATCGTTACCCGCGCCAGATGAGCGGCGGGCAGCGCCAGCGCGTCGCGATGGGCCGCGCGATCGCGCGCCGTCCCTCGGTGTTCCTCTTCGACGAGCCGCTCTCGAACCTCGACGCCGCGCTGCGCGCCGACGTGCGCGTCGAGATCAAGCGCCTGCACGCTCGGCTGAAGGAGCAAGGGCAGGGCGCGACGATGATCTACGTCACGCACGATCAGGTCGAGGCGATGACGCTCGCCGACCGGCTCGTCGTGCTGAAGTCGGGCCACGTCGAGCAGATCGGCGCGCCGCTCGAGGTCTACGCGAAGCCGCGCTCGCGCTTCGTCGCGTCGTTCCTCGGCTCGCCCGCGATGAACTTCGTGCCCGGCGAGATCGTCGACGGCCGCATCCGCGCCGACGGGCTCGACGCGCAGCTCCCGCAGAACGATCGCATCGCGAGCAAGAACGTGCTCGCCGGCGTGCGCCCGCACGACGTGCTGCCCAGCGCGAACGGCCACGCCGACATCCTGCTGCGCGTCGAGGTGATCGAGGCGATGGGCTTCGAGGCCTACGCGCACGGCAAGGTCGGCGCGCATCCGTTCGTCGCGCGCCTCGAAGGTGATCGCGCGCGCGCCGCGCGCCCCGGCGACACCCTCGCGCTCGACATCGCGCAGGGCTCTCTCCACCTCTTCGATCCGGACTCCGAGCGAACGCTCTCATGA
- a CDS encoding sulfate/molybdate ABC transporter ATP-binding protein, with amino-acid sequence MSIEAIGVTKRYRAHHALRDVTVRIERGGLVALLGPSGSGKTTLLRVMAGLEAPDAGRVLFSGRDVSAAGVAERGVGFVFQHYALFREMTVFENVAFGLRVKPRKERPTEEKIRARVHELLSLVQLEGMARRHPSQLSGGQRQRVALARALAVEPQVLLLDEPFGALDAKVRRQLRAWLRTLHDELHVTTVLVTHDQEEALEIADRVVLMNEGRVEQEGSPTALYDAPATAFVASFLGDVNVLEGVVENGAIAIGALRLPVVGARTGERVRIAVRAGDLDVAPADDGDAHATISRIADLGERIQLEATIDGGPTVRAHVPRHAPRAAERGSRVRIDARVQRVYPAS; translated from the coding sequence ATGAGCATCGAAGCGATCGGCGTGACCAAGCGATATCGAGCGCACCACGCGCTGCGCGACGTGACCGTGCGCATCGAGCGCGGCGGGCTCGTGGCGCTGCTCGGTCCCTCGGGCTCGGGCAAGACCACGCTGCTGCGCGTGATGGCGGGGCTCGAGGCGCCCGACGCGGGACGCGTGCTCTTCTCGGGGCGTGACGTCTCGGCGGCCGGCGTCGCGGAGCGCGGCGTGGGCTTCGTGTTCCAGCACTACGCGCTCTTCCGCGAGATGACGGTGTTCGAGAACGTCGCGTTCGGCCTGCGGGTGAAGCCGCGCAAGGAGCGACCGACGGAGGAGAAGATCCGCGCGCGCGTGCACGAGCTGCTCTCGCTGGTGCAGCTCGAGGGCATGGCGCGGCGGCATCCCTCGCAGCTCTCGGGTGGACAGCGCCAGCGCGTCGCGCTGGCCCGTGCGCTCGCGGTCGAGCCCCAGGTGCTGCTGCTCGACGAGCCCTTCGGCGCGCTCGACGCGAAGGTGCGGCGCCAGCTCCGCGCGTGGCTGCGCACGCTCCACGACGAGCTGCACGTCACGACGGTGCTCGTCACCCACGATCAGGAAGAAGCGCTGGAGATCGCGGATCGTGTGGTGCTGATGAACGAAGGCCGCGTGGAGCAGGAGGGCTCGCCCACCGCGCTCTACGACGCGCCCGCGACGGCGTTCGTCGCGTCGTTCCTCGGCGACGTGAACGTGCTCGAGGGGGTCGTCGAGAACGGTGCGATCGCGATCGGGGCGCTGCGTCTGCCCGTGGTCGGAGCGCGCACCGGCGAGCGCGTGCGCATCGCGGTGCGCGCGGGGGATCTCGACGTCGCGCCGGCCGACGACGGCGATGCGCACGCGACGATCTCGCGCATCGCGGATCTCGGCGAGCGCATCCAGCTCGAGGCGACGATCGACGGCGGTCCCACGGTGCGCGCCCACGTGCCGCGCCACGCACCGCGTGCCGCCGAGCGCGGCAGCAGGGTGCGCATCGACGCGCGCGTGCAGCGCGTCTATCCGGCGTCGTGA
- a CDS encoding extracellular solute-binding protein, translated as MSWRRTQTRAVLSAALTAALALIAGVTLTWVSSARGQTTTITLWHSYGEREERGLRAAVDAFEQRHRGTRVEMLAVPFGAYASKLESAIPVQRGPDVFVDAHDRLSSYVSSHLVQPLGAELDRSLRAGAELERAHLDALTIDGALYGVPLQLKSAALFVNDALLGDRTIESLEDLEALRATLPEGSFPLAWDADDAYQFASLLHAYGGGLLEPDGTYAFVGPRTERALDHLLRLLRTRTIPEETSYELVRDLFRSGRAATAISGPWFASDLPTDLQWSVRPLPIVRGADGEPMRAFATIEAAFVAEGARDLDAARSLAVFLATPEAARLRAIHGGHVVATRSVWSDPEVARDTRLVAFREAASHARITPTHPNMRAVFVPAERALRNVLRGEIVIDEALAQGQHRFDDETREPPAPRDPSTGLLAFGLVLLAMVFSMVRRARDPMFRVALRRSMPAYAWVAHAAITVGILVILPLVVGAGTSFFAGHGRDLHYVGLSNYVDIITVRGGDLLGHGSFWAVLVVTVLWTAANISLHVAIGVALALLLNRSTLRFKGLYRVLLVLPWAVPSYVTALAWRGMFHRQFGAVNAMLEALGAPPISWFARWSTAFAANVTTNVWLGFPFMMVVTLGALTAIPKDLYEAAEVDGATRWQQFRFVTLPLLRPSLAPAVAMGAVWTFNMFNVVYLVSAGEPDGTTEILVSEAYRWAFTRGHQYGYAAAYAVLIFLLLYFGTRALPGSGSAKEGAR; from the coding sequence ATGAGCTGGCGGAGGACCCAGACGCGCGCGGTGCTCTCGGCCGCGCTCACGGCAGCGCTCGCTCTGATCGCGGGCGTCACGCTGACCTGGGTGTCGTCCGCGCGAGGCCAGACGACGACGATCACGCTCTGGCACTCCTATGGCGAGCGCGAGGAGCGCGGCCTGCGCGCGGCGGTGGACGCGTTCGAGCAGCGCCATCGCGGCACCCGTGTCGAGATGCTCGCGGTCCCGTTCGGCGCGTACGCGTCGAAGCTCGAGTCCGCGATCCCGGTGCAGCGCGGCCCCGACGTGTTCGTCGACGCGCACGATCGTTTGAGCTCATACGTTTCGTCGCACCTGGTCCAGCCGCTGGGTGCGGAGCTCGACCGATCGCTTCGAGCAGGCGCCGAGCTCGAGCGCGCACACCTCGACGCGCTGACGATCGACGGCGCGCTCTACGGCGTGCCGCTGCAGCTCAAGAGCGCCGCGCTCTTCGTCAACGACGCGCTGCTCGGCGATCGCACCATCGAGTCGCTCGAGGATCTCGAAGCGCTGCGCGCGACGCTGCCCGAGGGCTCGTTCCCGCTCGCGTGGGACGCCGACGACGCGTACCAGTTCGCGTCGCTGCTCCATGCGTACGGCGGCGGCCTGCTCGAGCCCGACGGCACCTACGCGTTCGTCGGACCGCGCACCGAGCGCGCGCTCGATCACCTCCTTCGACTGCTGCGCACCCGCACGATCCCCGAGGAGACCTCGTACGAGCTGGTGCGTGATCTCTTCCGCAGCGGGCGCGCCGCGACGGCGATCAGCGGCCCGTGGTTCGCGAGCGATCTCCCGACCGATCTGCAGTGGTCGGTGCGCCCGCTCCCGATCGTGCGCGGCGCCGACGGCGAGCCGATGCGCGCGTTCGCGACCATCGAAGCGGCGTTCGTCGCCGAGGGCGCGCGCGATCTCGATGCGGCTCGCTCGCTCGCGGTCTTCCTCGCGACGCCCGAGGCCGCGCGCCTCCGCGCGATCCACGGCGGCCACGTCGTCGCGACCCGCAGCGTGTGGAGCGATCCCGAGGTCGCACGCGACACCCGCCTCGTCGCGTTCCGCGAGGCCGCGTCGCACGCGCGCATCACGCCGACGCACCCGAACATGCGCGCGGTGTTCGTCCCCGCGGAGCGCGCGCTCCGCAACGTTCTGCGCGGCGAGATCGTGATCGACGAAGCGCTCGCCCAAGGCCAGCACCGCTTCGACGACGAGACCCGCGAGCCTCCCGCGCCGCGCGATCCCTCGACCGGCCTGCTCGCGTTCGGCCTGGTGCTGCTCGCGATGGTCTTCTCGATGGTGCGTCGCGCGCGCGACCCGATGTTCCGCGTCGCGCTGCGCCGCTCGATGCCTGCCTACGCGTGGGTCGCGCACGCCGCGATCACGGTCGGCATCCTCGTGATCCTCCCGCTCGTCGTCGGCGCGGGCACGAGCTTCTTCGCGGGCCACGGGCGCGACCTCCACTACGTCGGCCTCTCGAACTACGTCGACATCATCACGGTGCGCGGCGGCGATCTGCTCGGCCACGGATCGTTCTGGGCGGTGCTCGTCGTGACCGTGCTCTGGACCGCGGCGAACATCTCGCTGCACGTCGCGATCGGCGTCGCGCTCGCGCTGCTGCTCAATCGATCGACCCTGCGCTTCAAGGGCCTCTACCGCGTACTGCTCGTGCTGCCGTGGGCGGTGCCGAGCTACGTCACCGCGCTCGCGTGGCGCGGCATGTTCCATCGGCAGTTCGGCGCGGTGAACGCGATGCTCGAGGCGCTCGGCGCCCCGCCGATCTCCTGGTTCGCGCGCTGGTCCACCGCGTTCGCGGCGAACGTCACGACGAACGTGTGGCTCGGCTTCCCGTTCATGATGGTCGTCACGCTCGGCGCGCTCACCGCGATCCCCAAGGACCTCTACGAAGCGGCCGAGGTCGACGGCGCGACGCGCTGGCAGCAGTTCCGCTTCGTCACGCTCCCGCTGCTGCGTCCTTCGCTCGCGCCCGCGGTCGCGATGGGCGCGGTGTGGACGTTCAACATGTTCAACGTCGTGTACCTCGTGAGCGCGGGCGAGCCCGACGGCACCACCGAGATCCTGGTGAGCGAGGCCTATCGCTGGGCGTTCACCCGCGGCCATCAGTACGGCTACGCCGCGGCGTACGCGGTGTTGATCTTCTTGTTGCTCTACTTCGGCACGCGCGCGCTGCCGGGCTCGGGCAGCGCGAAGGAGGGCGCGCGATGA
- a CDS encoding histidine phosphatase family protein, with the protein MEIVLVRHAESIWNAEGRWQGQTDVPLSEQGHAEAAKLGARLAKVRFDRRIASDLSRTRDTAAAISADFVHDPAWREFDLGVWGGLLHSEVRERFPEEVQAMAMGTDMPIGGAESMVTFDARVHRALDALIASGREGERVIVVTHGGVIRSIVMRLLGLRGRPLIGATNTSITHLHVGADRRVRIVSYNCAAHLDATDTHDDEILEGAPDDIVRRVASQLGIGETERASLHPPRPGSITRLVRGTAHPVLRSFATPAFG; encoded by the coding sequence GTGGAGATCGTCCTCGTTCGTCACGCCGAATCGATCTGGAACGCCGAAGGTCGCTGGCAGGGTCAGACCGACGTTCCGCTCTCCGAGCAGGGCCACGCCGAGGCCGCGAAGCTCGGCGCGCGTCTCGCGAAGGTCCGCTTCGATCGCCGCATCGCGTCCGATCTCTCGCGCACCCGCGACACCGCCGCCGCGATCAGCGCGGACTTCGTCCACGACCCCGCGTGGCGCGAATTCGATCTCGGCGTCTGGGGCGGCCTCCTCCACAGCGAAGTGCGCGAGCGCTTCCCCGAGGAGGTCCAGGCGATGGCGATGGGCACCGACATGCCGATCGGCGGCGCGGAGTCGATGGTCACGTTCGACGCGCGCGTGCACCGCGCGCTCGACGCGCTCATCGCGAGCGGTCGCGAGGGCGAGCGCGTGATCGTCGTGACCCACGGCGGCGTGATCCGATCGATCGTGATGCGCCTCCTGGGTCTGCGCGGACGTCCGCTGATCGGCGCGACCAACACCTCGATCACGCACCTGCACGTCGGCGCCGATCGCCGCGTCCGCATCGTCTCCTACAACTGCGCCGCGCACCTCGACGCCACCGACACGCACGACGACGAGATCCTCGAGGGCGCGCCCGACGACATCGTGCGTCGCGTCGCGTCGCAGCTCGGCATCGGTGAGACGGAGCGCGCGAGCCTGCATCCGCCGCGTCCCGGATCGATCACGCGCCTCGTGCGCGGCACCGCACATCCGGTGCTGCGCAGCTTCGCCACGCCCGCGTTCGGGTGA
- the cysW gene encoding sulfate ABC transporter permease subunit CysW, whose translation MAQRARERPRGRAAWAVAAISIGAMAVLLVLPLVVVFVEAFAEGPARWAAAIANEDTLHALKLTGLVVAIVVPFHAAFGIAAAWAITRYDFPGKGALLTIVDLPFAVSPVVSGLLFVLLFGARGTFGPLLAEHDIRIVYAVPGVILATLFVTLPFVTRELVPLLEAQGREEEEAAASLGAGGWSILTRVTLPRIKWGVLYGCVLCAARAAGEFGAVSVVSGHIRGETNTLPLHVEVLYGEYDFVAAFAVASLLALSGLVTLTLKALLEQRAKNRGALA comes from the coding sequence GTGGCGCAAAGGGCGCGTGAGCGACCGCGCGGGCGCGCGGCGTGGGCCGTCGCCGCGATCTCGATCGGCGCGATGGCGGTGCTCCTGGTGCTGCCGCTCGTCGTCGTGTTCGTCGAGGCGTTCGCGGAAGGTCCGGCGCGCTGGGCCGCGGCGATCGCGAACGAGGACACGCTGCACGCGCTGAAGCTCACCGGGCTCGTGGTCGCGATCGTCGTGCCGTTCCACGCGGCGTTCGGCATCGCCGCGGCGTGGGCGATCACGCGCTACGACTTCCCGGGCAAGGGCGCGCTGCTGACGATCGTCGATCTGCCGTTCGCGGTCTCGCCGGTGGTCTCGGGCCTGCTCTTCGTGCTGCTCTTCGGGGCGCGCGGCACCTTCGGGCCGCTGCTCGCCGAGCACGACATCCGCATCGTGTACGCGGTGCCGGGCGTGATCCTCGCGACGCTCTTCGTGACGTTGCCCTTCGTGACCCGTGAGCTCGTGCCGCTGCTCGAGGCCCAGGGGCGCGAAGAAGAAGAGGCCGCGGCGAGCCTCGGCGCGGGCGGCTGGTCGATCCTCACGCGCGTGACGCTCCCGCGCATCAAGTGGGGCGTGCTCTACGGCTGCGTGCTCTGCGCGGCGCGCGCCGCGGGCGAGTTCGGCGCGGTGAGCGTGGTGAGCGGCCACATCCGCGGCGAGACCAACACGCTGCCGCTGCACGTCGAGGTGCTCTACGGCGAGTACGACTTCGTCGCGGCGTTCGCGGTCGCGTCGCTGCTCGCGCTGTCGGGCCTCGTGACGTTGACGTTGAAGGCGCTGCTCGAGCAGCGCGCGAAGAACCGAGGAGCGCTCGCATGA
- a CDS encoding mechanosensitive ion channel family protein, producing the protein MRTRFRALASWASFLALVTMMAGIVRAQGEVALQPTGLPPPDEPVDLSTPRRALRFFDASVADGEWIDASRVLDLRDVPPERTIARGEEAARAIDAVLTDRGATPESLPDDPEPGGSHVVGVAWIPGVEPGVVMRRLLRDGRPVWVFSRTTVRVAPDLAARIDRGPIGNRLGPALREPRFAELEPWQWIGSALALVIAAVLATATGRALMWLLWRSLRREERAKLGRAVRRVRPPARVALTLAYLGLLAMLLRYPPSVVAVLADAYRAAWIVAVGWLVVRGIDFAAQVASERAAARQGWRARMVRTRVILLRRALNVVATVVFASVLLLQFPPVREVGVSLLASAGVAGVVVGIAAQRTLGNLLAGIQLSFTQPLRVGDQVVIENEFGTVEEVNLSYVVVRVWDQRCLIVPMARLLELPFQNWTRAADDLIGDVFFYVDFATPIERLRPEIERFVRAHPLWDRRVLGVQVVDATERAAKVRVLVSARDAGATWDLRCATREFALGLMQRLEGGRYLPRMRLDELERPSEGSGARRLS; encoded by the coding sequence ATGCGCACGCGCTTCCGCGCGCTCGCCTCGTGGGCTTCGTTCCTCGCGCTCGTCACGATGATGGCGGGGATCGTGCGCGCGCAGGGCGAGGTCGCGCTGCAGCCCACCGGGCTTCCGCCGCCCGACGAGCCGGTCGATCTCTCGACGCCGCGCCGCGCGCTGCGCTTCTTCGACGCGAGCGTCGCCGACGGAGAGTGGATCGACGCCTCGCGTGTGCTCGATCTTCGCGACGTGCCGCCCGAGCGCACGATCGCGCGGGGCGAGGAAGCGGCGCGCGCGATCGATGCGGTGCTGACCGATCGCGGCGCGACCCCCGAGTCGCTGCCCGACGATCCCGAGCCCGGCGGATCGCACGTCGTCGGCGTGGCGTGGATCCCCGGTGTCGAGCCCGGGGTCGTGATGCGCCGCCTGCTGCGCGATGGTCGTCCGGTCTGGGTCTTCTCGCGCACGACGGTGCGCGTCGCGCCCGACCTCGCGGCGCGCATCGATCGGGGGCCGATCGGCAATCGGCTCGGGCCGGCGCTGCGCGAGCCGCGCTTCGCCGAGCTCGAGCCGTGGCAGTGGATCGGCAGCGCGCTCGCGCTCGTGATCGCCGCGGTGCTCGCGACCGCGACGGGGCGCGCGCTGATGTGGCTGCTGTGGCGCTCGCTGCGCCGCGAAGAGCGCGCGAAGCTCGGGCGCGCGGTGCGACGGGTGCGCCCGCCCGCGCGGGTCGCGCTCACGCTCGCGTACCTCGGGCTGCTCGCGATGCTGCTGCGCTACCCGCCGAGCGTCGTCGCGGTGCTGGCGGACGCGTATCGCGCGGCGTGGATCGTCGCGGTCGGATGGCTCGTCGTGCGCGGCATCGACTTCGCGGCGCAGGTCGCGTCGGAGCGCGCGGCGGCGCGCCAGGGGTGGCGCGCGCGCATGGTGCGGACGCGCGTGATCCTGCTGCGGCGCGCGCTCAACGTGGTGGCGACCGTCGTGTTCGCGTCGGTGTTGCTGCTCCAGTTCCCCCCGGTGCGCGAGGTCGGCGTGTCGCTGCTCGCGTCGGCCGGTGTCGCGGGCGTCGTCGTCGGCATCGCGGCGCAGCGCACGCTCGGGAACCTGCTCGCGGGCATCCAGCTCTCGTTCACCCAGCCGCTGCGCGTGGGTGATCAGGTCGTGATCGAGAACGAGTTCGGCACCGTCGAGGAGGTGAACCTCAGCTACGTCGTGGTGCGGGTGTGGGATCAGCGCTGCCTGATCGTGCCGATGGCGCGACTGCTCGAGCTGCCCTTCCAGAACTGGACGCGCGCCGCCGACGATCTGATCGGCGACGTGTTCTTCTACGTCGACTTCGCGACGCCGATCGAGCGGCTGCGCCCGGAGATCGAGCGCTTCGTGCGCGCGCATCCGCTCTGGGATCGTCGCGTGCTCGGGGTGCAGGTCGTGGACGCGACCGAGCGCGCCGCGAAGGTGCGCGTGCTCGTGAGCGCGCGCGACGCGGGCGCGACGTGGGATCTGCGCTGCGCGACGCGCGAGTTCGCGCTCGGGCTGATGCAGCGCCTCGAGGGCGGGCGTTATCTGCCGCGCATGCGGCTCGACGAGCTCGAGCGCCCGAGCGAGGGCTCGGGCGCGCGACGCCTCTCGTGA